A section of the Oryzias melastigma strain HK-1 linkage group LG14, ASM292280v2, whole genome shotgun sequence genome encodes:
- the LOC112142811 gene encoding oligoribonuclease, mitochondrial, giving the protein MTACWRGSSRFVFAFLWSGGFRRVSTAPLARGHSRRIRVPLRNQFKQEVCPRHADLSLVSRLSFVSGRVVMSSSEMSQRMVWVDLEMTGLDIEKDQIIEMACIITDSDLNILAEGPNLIIKQPDQLLDEMSDWCKEHHGKSGLTQAVRESKISLQQAEYEFLSFIRQHTPPGQCPIAGNSVHADKKFLEKYMPQLMHHFHYRIIDVSTIKELCRRWFPEEYKLVPYKKASHRALDDIQESIKELKFYRDNIFKAATQERDCTLLENGDDKKP; this is encoded by the exons ATGACGGCGTGTTGGCGCGGTTCATCACGTTTTGTCTTCGCTTTTCTTTGGTCTGGAGGCTTTAGAAGGGTTTCCACTGCTCCGCTCGCACGCGGGCATTCACGTCGCATCAGAGTCCCCCTCCGTAACCAgtttaaacaggaagtttgtcCGCGGCACGCGGACTTGAGTTTGGTCTCCAGGTTAAGTTTTGTTTCTGGCAGAGTCGTCATGTCGTCCTCGGAGATGTCCCAAAGAATGGTGTGGGTTGACCTGGAG atgactGGACTTGATATTGAAAAGGACCAAATCATTGAAATGGCGTGCATCATCACAGACTCTGACCTGAACATTTTGGCTGAG gGGCCCAACCTGATCATTAAGCAACCCGATCAACTGCTGGACGAGATGTCAGATTGGTGCAAAGAGCATCATGGGAAG TCAGGGCTGACCCAGGCTGTGCGAGAGAGTAAAATCTCCCTTCAACAAGCAGAATACGAGTTCCTGTCCTTCATCCGGCAGCACACCCCACCCGGACAGTGTCCCATTGCTG GTAACTCTGTGCATGCAGACAAGAAGTTCCTGGAGAAGTACATGCCTCAGTTAATGCACCACTTTCACTACAGAATAATTGATGTGAGCACCATCAAGGAGCTCTGCAG acgGTGGTTTCCAGAAGAATACAAACTGGTGCCTTATAAGAAAGCCTCCCACAG agCTTTAGACGACATCCAGGAGAGCATTAAGGAGCTCAAGTTCTACAGAGACAACATCTTTAAGGCTGCAACCCAGGAGAGAGACTGCACATTACTTGAAAATGGAGACGACAAGAAGCcctaa